The following coding sequences lie in one Arabidopsis thaliana chromosome 3, partial sequence genomic window:
- a CDS encoding uncharacterized protein (unknown protein; FUNCTIONS IN: molecular_function unknown; INVOLVED IN: biological_process unknown; LOCATED IN: endomembrane system; Has 4 Blast hits to 4 proteins in 2 species: Archae - 0; Bacteria - 0; Metazoa - 0; Fungi - 0; Plants - 4; Viruses - 0; Other Eukaryotes - 0 (source: NCBI BLink).) — protein MNWKLVLLIGWILLSSIASNPALAKVTYPTRTTRKWLGNIHISKGMKIGFTGSFSRPAPHGGGPPKIISKL, from the exons ATGAATTGGAAGTTGGTTTTGCTAATTGGTTGGATTCTCCTCTCGTCTATTGCATCAAACCCAGCTTTGGCTAAAGTTACTTATCCAACTCGCACAACAA GAAAATGGCTTGGAAATATACACATCAGCAAAGGAATGAAGATTGGCTTTACAGGCAGTTTTTCTAGACCTGCTCCTCACGGAGGCGGTCCACCGAAGATCATTTCTAAGTTATGA